One genomic window of Candidatus Nitrosopumilus sediminis includes the following:
- a CDS encoding cation:proton antiporter: protein MVTEIDAIPTLVGILVLVIPSMLLGRICKHFGISEIVGFVIGGIALGPFALGGMIPFFDRSLVELSDLMLSFWQISGIIILFSAGLHFTFSSLKHVGIQAVIIGTAGVIVPLGLGYGISILFGIDWMVAMIIGATLSATSITAAVTILGELGKEKTKEGNILVNAAVLDDVIGLAILSSIISLIIAHSIPVIETVLFEISKSLILWIILLLGAVFLLPKIVHAVAVTRPTSLESRGTKQATALGSAFGMAAIASIIGLNPIVGAFAAGMGLAGSKLARQVKEFVGELQIIFAPFFFAILGANVDILNILDIDLVLFVVILIIAVFSKILGSGIPAIILLKNKNKGLRIGCGMIVRGEIAFITAGIGLSYGIISDNIFSTLIFVILGTIFIGPILLRYSFKKNGEIQNSN, encoded by the coding sequence ATGGTTACCGAAATTGATGCTATTCCAACATTGGTTGGAATTTTAGTTTTGGTGATTCCATCAATGCTATTAGGTAGAATTTGTAAGCATTTTGGAATTTCTGAGATAGTTGGTTTTGTAATTGGAGGAATAGCTTTAGGTCCGTTTGCATTAGGAGGAATGATACCATTCTTTGATAGATCATTAGTGGAGTTAAGTGATCTAATGTTGTCATTTTGGCAAATTTCTGGAATCATAATTTTATTTTCAGCAGGATTACATTTCACTTTTTCTAGTTTAAAGCATGTAGGAATTCAGGCTGTAATTATTGGTACAGCAGGAGTAATTGTTCCACTAGGACTTGGGTATGGAATTTCTATTTTATTTGGAATCGATTGGATGGTTGCAATGATAATTGGTGCAACACTAAGTGCAACAAGTATTACTGCAGCTGTAACTATTTTGGGAGAATTGGGAAAAGAAAAAACAAAAGAAGGAAATATTTTGGTTAATGCTGCAGTACTCGATGATGTAATAGGATTAGCTATTTTATCTTCTATAATTTCTCTAATAATTGCACACTCAATTCCAGTTATTGAAACAGTATTGTTTGAAATATCAAAATCATTAATTCTTTGGATAATTCTATTACTAGGTGCTGTATTTTTACTTCCAAAAATTGTTCATGCAGTTGCAGTAACAAGACCAACATCTCTTGAATCTCGTGGAACAAAACAAGCAACTGCATTAGGTTCAGCATTTGGCATGGCAGCTATTGCTTCGATTATTGGTCTTAATCCTATAGTGGGAGCATTTGCAGCAGGAATGGGGCTTGCAGGTTCAAAATTGGCAAGACAGGTAAAAGAATTTGTTGGAGAATTACAGATTATTTTCGCACCATTTTTCTTTGCTATATTAGGTGCAAATGTAGATATCTTAAATATTTTAGATATAGATTTGGTCTTATTTGTTGTAATTTTGATAATTGCAGTTTTTAGTAAAATTTTAGGTTCGGGAATTCCAGCAATCATTTTACTTAAAAATAAAAATAAAGGTCTTAGAATTGGTTGTGGAATGATTGTTAGGGGAGAAATTGCATTCATTACTGCGGGGATTGGATTGTCTTATGGAATCATATCTGATAATATTTTCTCTACCTTAATTTTTGTGATTTTAGGTACAATATTCATTGGTCCTATACTGCTAAGATATTCATTTAAAAAAAATGGTGAAATACAAAATTCTAATTAG
- the glnA gene encoding type I glutamate--ammonia ligase, with the protein MNSDQVLKSIQNENISFIDFWFVDIFGELHNVGMPSYAIDKNSFVNGLEKLDASSIVGFKSVNNSDMILMPDPTSFKILPNDYDPGNRKNARIFCDLYDGSTDKESRYNRDSRGIAHKASKKLSEFGLTHTNWGPEIEFFVFDAINVYPSPYGATHSGGGSGYSIESKESPWAKGNVSTAIDIKEGYYPAQPKDTLEGFRKDVCDDLYNYFGIKIEAEHHEVATSGQCEINLVYDEMIAMADNVIAVKNLVKVKAKRKNKVATFMPKPIFGDNASAMHTHQSLWKENSNVMYDKDDDQAQMSQTGRYYVGGILNHASALCAITNPTTNSYKRLVPGFEAPVNVCWGLANRSAAVRVPMYNRNQEKSKRIEYRVPDPTANIYLLEAALLLAGLDGIKNKTDPGDPVEENVYKLSSEKKREYKIGSLPVSLKDSLDSLASDSNFLKEIFTKDFLDAYSELKYKEYTAFAQTPTAWEVSMYADA; encoded by the coding sequence TTGAATTCAGATCAAGTGTTAAAATCTATACAAAACGAAAATATATCTTTCATAGATTTTTGGTTTGTAGATATTTTTGGTGAACTTCATAATGTTGGAATGCCAAGTTATGCAATTGACAAAAATAGTTTTGTTAATGGCCTTGAAAAATTAGATGCAAGTTCGATTGTTGGATTCAAATCTGTTAATAATTCTGATATGATTTTAATGCCTGATCCAACTTCGTTCAAAATTCTCCCAAACGATTATGATCCTGGCAATAGAAAGAATGCAAGAATCTTTTGTGATCTTTATGATGGTAGTACAGACAAAGAATCAAGATATAATCGAGATTCAAGAGGAATCGCACATAAAGCATCAAAAAAACTCAGTGAATTTGGTTTAACTCATACTAATTGGGGACCTGAAATAGAATTTTTTGTCTTTGATGCTATCAATGTCTATCCCTCACCTTATGGCGCAACCCATTCTGGTGGAGGCTCTGGATATTCTATTGAATCTAAAGAATCCCCTTGGGCAAAGGGAAATGTAAGTACCGCAATAGATATCAAAGAAGGGTATTATCCAGCGCAACCTAAGGATACTCTTGAAGGATTTAGAAAAGACGTATGTGATGATTTGTATAATTATTTTGGAATAAAAATTGAAGCAGAACATCATGAAGTAGCAACTTCTGGTCAATGTGAAATCAATTTAGTTTATGATGAAATGATTGCTATGGCAGACAATGTAATTGCAGTCAAAAATTTAGTAAAAGTAAAAGCTAAAAGAAAAAATAAAGTTGCAACATTTATGCCAAAGCCAATTTTTGGTGATAATGCATCTGCAATGCATACTCATCAAAGTTTATGGAAAGAAAATTCTAACGTAATGTATGACAAAGATGATGATCAAGCTCAAATGAGTCAAACTGGAAGATATTATGTTGGTGGAATTCTAAATCATGCATCAGCATTATGTGCAATTACAAACCCTACAACAAATTCTTACAAACGTCTTGTTCCTGGATTTGAGGCACCTGTAAATGTTTGCTGGGGATTAGCAAATCGTTCAGCTGCTGTTAGGGTTCCAATGTATAATAGAAATCAAGAAAAAAGTAAAAGAATTGAATATCGTGTACCTGATCCAACTGCGAATATCTATCTTTTAGAAGCTGCATTATTACTAGCAGGATTAGATGGAATCAAAAATAAAACTGATCCTGGTGATCCAGTTGAAGAAAATGTATACAAACTTTCTTCAGAAAAGAAACGAGAATATAAGATTGGATCTTTACCAGTATCATTAAAAGATTCACTTGATTCTTTAGCAAGTGATTCAAATTTCTTAAAAGAAATTTTTACAAAAGACTTTCTTGATGCATATTCTGAATTAAAATACAAAGAGTATACCGCATTTGCACAAACTCCTACAGCTTGGGAAGTTTCAATGTATGCTGATGCTTAA
- a CDS encoding KamA family radical SAM protein codes for MTYQETIWDDSPSLKSYTLSNFRTLPQIQKLSEETQFEMEVVGNVLPFKANNYVVEQLIDWNNIPNDPIFVLTFPQKGMLKPEHYEKMATALKNNLDKKEITNIANEIRLQLNPHPAGQMELNVPTLKDGTKLYGMQHKYKETCLFFPSQSQTCHAYCSFCFRWPQFVGMDEMKFAMQEGEQLVQYVREHPEISDVLFTGGDPMIMKAKIFSKYVDALIDAKLPNLKTIRIGTKALAYWPYKFLTDSDSQEMLDVFKKIIDNGLHLAFMAHFNHLNELSTDAVKNAIKAVRNTGAQIRTQSPLLAHINDDAEMWAKMWTKQVQLGCIPYYMFVVRDTGAQHYFGIPLVKAYQIFKKAYSSVSGLARTVRGPSMSATPGKVHVIGTANLNDQKVIVLRFLQGRNPDWVQVPFFAKYDENAIWLDDLKPALTDKFFFDEEMKNFKTTHPVEDYPES; via the coding sequence GTGACCTATCAAGAAACGATTTGGGATGATTCGCCATCACTAAAATCATATACATTATCTAATTTCCGTACTCTTCCACAAATTCAGAAACTTTCTGAAGAAACTCAATTTGAAATGGAGGTTGTAGGAAATGTTTTACCCTTTAAAGCAAACAACTATGTTGTCGAGCAATTAATTGATTGGAATAATATTCCAAATGATCCTATCTTTGTGTTAACATTTCCTCAAAAAGGAATGCTAAAACCAGAACATTATGAAAAAATGGCAACTGCATTAAAAAATAATTTGGATAAAAAAGAAATTACAAATATTGCAAACGAAATACGTTTACAATTAAATCCTCACCCTGCAGGCCAAATGGAACTAAATGTTCCAACATTAAAGGATGGAACAAAACTTTATGGGATGCAACACAAATACAAGGAAACTTGTCTCTTTTTCCCAAGCCAAAGCCAAACATGTCATGCTTATTGTAGTTTTTGTTTTAGATGGCCACAATTTGTAGGAATGGATGAAATGAAATTTGCAATGCAGGAAGGAGAACAATTAGTTCAATATGTCAGGGAGCACCCAGAAATTTCTGATGTACTGTTTACTGGTGGCGATCCAATGATAATGAAAGCAAAAATTTTCTCAAAATATGTTGATGCATTAATTGATGCAAAATTACCTAACCTTAAAACAATTAGAATTGGAACAAAGGCTTTGGCATATTGGCCTTACAAATTTCTAACTGATTCTGATTCTCAAGAAATGTTAGATGTATTCAAAAAAATTATCGATAACGGATTACATCTTGCATTTATGGCACACTTTAACCATCTTAACGAATTATCAACAGATGCTGTAAAAAATGCAATTAAAGCTGTTAGAAATACAGGTGCACAAATTAGAACTCAATCTCCTTTATTGGCACACATAAATGATGATGCAGAAATGTGGGCAAAAATGTGGACTAAACAAGTTCAGCTAGGATGTATACCATATTACATGTTTGTAGTAAGAGATACAGGCGCTCAGCATTATTTTGGAATTCCGCTAGTCAAGGCTTATCAAATTTTCAAAAAAGCATACTCTTCAGTTAGTGGGTTAGCAAGAACAGTTCGTGGACCAAGCATGTCTGCTACTCCTGGAAAAGTACATGTAATTGGAACAGCAAATCTTAATGATCAAAAAGTTATTGTTTTAAGATTTTTACAGGGTAGAAATCCTGATTGGGTTCAGGTACCATTTTTTGCAAAATATGACGAAAATGCAATTTGGTTAGATGATCTAAAGCCTGCATTAACTGACAAATTCTTCTTTGATGAAGAAATGAAAAATTTCAAAACAACACATCCTGTTGAAGATTATCCTGAATCTTAG
- a CDS encoding mechanosensitive ion channel family protein, which yields MAEEIIDAVSGQVDQFQGISQLLASSESLQAAFIVLIVGIIGIVVIYRTFSKWVKKQRMNYERPHLSRFVRVVVLPFFAIILITSVNFYIQSFALFENDALVSLEGKLTSSETFAKILNTINILVIGYSIAHLIPIILRKKEKSNLEKEDFESWKELRGFPDDDGDLFHKFYKWIPPKNTPSELTDEEFGEKLKTEEGRKFLEEFRTTKGLPIGSFEQLVKDPFEEWKKSERRKYQKYYDDCISGNNESGKKLKPGQDVEEIFPIDTWREEKRFNGFDPIISGSKPPGYAKRKRKDLPKSISQILPLGIFVAVILGVVSWWGIDLIILATATGGLAIGIGLALQETMQNYFAYILIRKDKIFGEGERVQLDTGYNGYVHKITPRVTFIRDALNESYAVIPTRQLVNSQIINYSKEIKMVPAIVEVGVSYLNNPKQVAAILVKIGKRAMKEVMDDRGRHLIRQQRCPYLDNNKPSCGCDKDIHVDINQPVVRFNKFNDSSLDFSLWVYVRDYGAQFKTKTDIRVIMYEEFKKYDIRIPWPIRTVYQGDEKREDEEIRKLDEQRNEVVDKFGVGDLGRGGED from the coding sequence ATGGCTGAAGAAATAATTGATGCAGTATCTGGTCAAGTAGATCAGTTTCAAGGCATATCTCAGCTTTTAGCCTCATCTGAATCTCTTCAGGCAGCATTTATTGTGTTAATTGTAGGTATTATTGGAATTGTAGTAATTTATCGTACTTTTTCAAAATGGGTAAAAAAACAAAGAATGAATTATGAACGACCTCATCTTTCAAGATTTGTTAGGGTAGTAGTTTTACCATTTTTTGCAATTATATTAATTACCTCAGTAAATTTCTACATACAATCATTTGCTCTGTTTGAAAATGATGCTTTAGTTTCTTTAGAAGGAAAATTAACATCTAGTGAAACATTTGCAAAGATTCTCAATACAATTAACATTCTTGTTATTGGATATTCAATTGCTCATTTAATTCCAATAATACTTCGTAAAAAAGAAAAATCCAATTTAGAAAAAGAAGATTTTGAATCTTGGAAAGAATTACGTGGATTTCCTGATGACGATGGTGATCTTTTTCATAAATTCTACAAATGGATTCCCCCAAAGAACACACCCAGTGAATTAACAGACGAAGAATTTGGAGAAAAGTTAAAGACAGAAGAAGGAAGGAAATTCCTAGAAGAGTTTAGAACAACGAAGGGATTACCAATTGGAAGTTTTGAACAGTTAGTCAAAGATCCATTCGAAGAATGGAAAAAATCTGAAAGAAGGAAATATCAAAAATATTATGATGATTGTATTTCTGGAAATAATGAATCCGGTAAAAAACTAAAACCTGGACAAGATGTTGAAGAAATTTTTCCTATAGACACATGGAGAGAAGAGAAGAGATTTAATGGATTTGATCCAATAATTTCTGGATCAAAACCACCAGGCTATGCAAAAAGAAAAAGAAAAGATCTTCCAAAATCAATTTCTCAGATTTTACCACTTGGAATATTTGTTGCAGTAATACTTGGAGTAGTAAGTTGGTGGGGAATTGATTTGATAATACTTGCAACTGCCACAGGAGGATTGGCTATTGGTATAGGATTAGCATTGCAAGAAACCATGCAAAATTATTTTGCTTACATATTGATTAGAAAGGATAAGATTTTTGGAGAAGGCGAGCGTGTTCAATTAGATACAGGATATAATGGATATGTGCACAAAATCACTCCCAGGGTTACTTTCATTCGTGATGCATTAAATGAATCATATGCTGTAATTCCAACTAGACAACTTGTTAATTCTCAAATTATCAACTACTCAAAAGAAATCAAAATGGTACCTGCAATTGTTGAAGTGGGGGTTTCGTATCTAAATAATCCAAAACAGGTTGCTGCAATTCTAGTTAAGATTGGAAAACGTGCTATGAAAGAAGTAATGGATGATAGAGGAAGACATCTAATTAGACAGCAAAGATGTCCTTACTTGGATAATAATAAGCCCAGTTGTGGATGTGATAAGGATATTCATGTTGACATAAATCAACCTGTTGTTAGATTTAACAAATTTAATGATTCATCACTTGATTTTTCATTATGGGTTTATGTTAGAGATTATGGTGCACAATTTAAGACTAAAACAGACATTAGGGTAATTATGTATGAAGAATTCAAAAAATATGACATTAGAATTCCATGGCCAATTAGAACAGTGTATCAAGGAGATGAAAAGAGGGAAGATGAAGAAATTAGAAAGCTTGATGAACAAAGAAATGAGGTTGTCGATAAATTTGGTGTTGGCGACTTAGGACGCGGTGGAGAAGATTAA
- a CDS encoding ribose-phosphate diphosphokinase: MSKLSVIAGKSSEDVAKRLSKKIKANLIKTEIRVFADGESKITLNGEISKKKSIVVQSIYPPVDTNLIQALSLISKAKEISSEVIAVIPYMGYARQDREFLPGEIITMKVLGKLFKGAGASKIIAVDIHSMIGFKHFTIKTKNVSAIPELVQYFKKLSLKNPLVVSPDQGGKERAKEFAKELGSEYIALEKKRDRKTGKVQIKTKNLDEVANRDLILVDDMISTGGSIVKATQFLKKQKCKKVYVACTHALLMNNAEKRIRKAGVTKIISTNTIPGKTSIVDISDTIAKAI; this comes from the coding sequence TTGAGTAAATTATCAGTAATTGCAGGAAAATCTTCTGAAGATGTAGCAAAAAGATTATCTAAGAAGATAAAGGCAAATCTAATAAAAACAGAGATCAGGGTCTTTGCGGATGGAGAGAGTAAGATCACTCTAAATGGAGAAATATCAAAGAAAAAATCAATCGTAGTACAATCAATATATCCTCCAGTTGATACAAATCTAATTCAAGCATTATCACTAATTTCAAAAGCTAAAGAGATATCATCTGAAGTAATTGCTGTGATACCATATATGGGATATGCAAGACAAGATAGAGAATTTTTACCAGGTGAAATTATTACAATGAAAGTTCTTGGTAAGTTGTTCAAAGGAGCTGGTGCATCAAAAATTATTGCTGTTGATATCCACAGTATGATTGGATTCAAACATTTTACGATAAAAACAAAGAATGTATCTGCAATTCCTGAACTTGTACAATATTTCAAGAAATTGAGCCTGAAAAATCCTCTTGTTGTATCACCAGATCAAGGAGGAAAGGAAAGAGCAAAGGAATTTGCAAAGGAATTAGGTTCTGAATATATTGCATTAGAGAAAAAGAGGGATAGGAAAACAGGAAAAGTTCAGATAAAAACAAAAAATCTTGATGAAGTTGCAAATAGAGATTTGATTTTAGTAGATGATATGATTAGTACTGGAGGAAGTATTGTAAAAGCCACTCAGTTTCTTAAGAAACAAAAATGTAAAAAAGTGTATGTTGCATGTACACATGCCTTGTTAATGAATAATGCAGAGAAAAGGATTAGAAAAGCAGGAGTAACAAAAATAATTAGTACAAATACTATTCCAGGCAAAACATCAATTGTAGATATTTCAGATACTATTGCAAAGGCAATTTAA
- a CDS encoding TRM11 family SAM-dependent methyltransferase gives MPESFFVLSKDYLELATDEITAIAKMYDRFSKIKVISNLVIVQSKTNWNEIAKRATFVKVSGQVLRKMSGLFLDEENVGVLKNAKTFVCRVINLSSNQFNIPELESSMGDMISKFSHAKVKLENPDITVYLIFTNNENFFGFSKRVKNQIRPKKIKKFPHELDWKLTRVMINLIGLKKGETVCDPFCGTGTTLLEAESMGIHGIGLDFDPKMCEIAKENLKVNGYHSKIINSEYQGLSKISEKFDGIVTDLPYGTASKTSEKPQEILKKFFSNLPKRKKVAIMYKKELDFNSKLTGLKKYHIYRHKSLTRTILIK, from the coding sequence ATGCCAGAAAGTTTTTTTGTTTTATCTAAAGATTATTTAGAACTTGCAACAGATGAGATTACCGCAATCGCAAAAATGTATGATAGATTTTCAAAAATTAAAGTGATATCTAATTTAGTTATTGTTCAGTCTAAAACAAATTGGAATGAAATAGCAAAACGAGCTACATTTGTAAAAGTTTCAGGGCAAGTATTAAGAAAAATGTCAGGATTGTTTTTAGATGAAGAAAATGTTGGAGTATTAAAAAATGCAAAAACATTCGTTTGTAGAGTAATAAATTTATCATCAAATCAATTTAACATTCCAGAATTAGAAAGTTCTATGGGAGATATGATATCAAAATTTTCTCATGCAAAAGTAAAATTAGAAAATCCAGATATTACGGTATATCTTATTTTTACAAATAATGAAAACTTTTTTGGGTTTTCAAAACGTGTTAAAAATCAAATCAGGCCAAAAAAGATTAAAAAATTTCCTCATGAATTGGATTGGAAACTAACAAGAGTAATGATAAATTTGATAGGATTAAAGAAAGGTGAAACTGTTTGTGATCCATTCTGTGGAACAGGTACTACACTTCTTGAAGCAGAATCAATGGGAATTCACGGAATTGGTTTAGATTTTGATCCAAAAATGTGTGAAATAGCCAAAGAAAATCTAAAAGTGAATGGATACCATTCTAAGATTATAAATTCTGAATATCAGGGATTATCAAAAATATCAGAAAAGTTTGATGGAATTGTAACTGATTTACCATATGGAACAGCCTCAAAAACATCGGAAAAGCCTCAAGAAATATTAAAGAAATTCTTTTCGAATCTACCTAAACGAAAAAAGGTAGCAATTATGTATAAAAAAGAATTAGATTTCAATTCAAAATTAACTGGCTTAAAAAAATATCACATCTATAGGCATAAAAGCTTGACAAGAACAATTCTGATAAAATGA
- the rnz gene encoding ribonuclease Z codes for MKLVFLGTSAAQPTENRGLSCICLEREGEILMFDAGEAAQISFMKSSLGWNKKMKLFVTHLHGDHCVGILGLLQTMSMQNRTETLEIFGPNGIEEFIGANIKILNFGLSFPVMITTIKEGKIFEDEKFSIYVCKANHSITSFSYLFKEKDKPGKFNLEKAKELGIPEGKLWSELQNGHEIIVNERKIRPDQVLGKKRPGKKIGISGDTMPTKDLEKFFENCDYLVFDSTFLDEEKLRAQETCHSTAKQAAILGKNAKVKNLILTHFSARYKDEEGHLKEAQKIHNSVITAKDLLEIEIK; via the coding sequence ATGAAACTAGTATTCTTAGGAACATCAGCAGCACAGCCTACAGAAAATAGAGGATTGTCTTGTATTTGTTTAGAAAGAGAGGGAGAAATTTTGATGTTTGATGCTGGAGAAGCTGCTCAGATATCTTTTATGAAATCAAGTTTAGGTTGGAATAAAAAAATGAAGTTGTTTGTTACACATTTGCATGGAGATCATTGTGTAGGAATTTTAGGATTATTACAAACAATGTCAATGCAAAATAGAACTGAAACATTAGAAATTTTTGGGCCAAATGGTATTGAAGAATTCATTGGAGCTAACATCAAAATATTGAATTTTGGATTATCATTTCCTGTGATGATTACAACCATCAAGGAAGGGAAAATTTTTGAAGATGAAAAATTTTCCATCTATGTATGTAAAGCAAATCATTCTATAACTTCGTTTTCATATTTATTTAAAGAGAAGGATAAACCTGGAAAATTTAATTTAGAAAAAGCAAAAGAATTGGGAATTCCTGAAGGAAAATTATGGAGCGAATTACAAAATGGTCATGAAATTATAGTTAATGAAAGAAAAATTAGACCTGATCAAGTATTAGGAAAAAAACGTCCAGGTAAAAAAATTGGAATTTCAGGTGATACTATGCCTACAAAAGATTTAGAGAAATTTTTTGAGAATTGTGATTATCTTGTATTTGATTCAACATTTTTGGATGAAGAAAAATTAAGAGCCCAAGAAACATGTCATTCCACTGCTAAGCAAGCTGCCATATTGGGGAAAAACGCTAAAGTAAAAAATTTAATTCTGACACATTTTTCAGCAAGATATAAAGACGAAGAAGGGCATTTGAAGGAAGCACAAAAAATTCATAATTCAGTAATAACTGCTAAAGATCTTTTAGAAATTGAAATTAAATGA
- a CDS encoding NAD-dependent protein deacylase gives MFYPLEDQIKKFKKIVFVTGAGISQESGIPTFRGKDGFWKNNDPMKLATIDAFYDNPKLVWEWYNERRKNIFQAQPNLGHKAIAELEKYVEVVVLTQNIDGLHQKSGSTKVLELHGSIVRIKCSVCDYQEEILTKISGLPPFCKCGNILRPDVVWFGEPLPQDVWQNAIKFASQCDLMIIVGTSLVVSPANTLPIYAKQNNATLIEINTENTEMSEEMDIIIRKSSAEALPKLVSLFKNQL, from the coding sequence ATGTTTTATCCACTTGAGGATCAAATTAAAAAATTTAAAAAAATTGTATTTGTGACAGGAGCTGGTATTTCACAAGAAAGTGGGATTCCTACATTTAGAGGAAAAGATGGATTTTGGAAAAACAATGACCCCATGAAATTAGCCACGATAGATGCATTTTATGATAATCCAAAACTAGTTTGGGAATGGTATAATGAAAGAAGGAAGAATATTTTTCAGGCACAACCTAATTTAGGACATAAAGCAATTGCAGAACTTGAAAAATATGTAGAGGTTGTGGTCCTGACTCAGAATATTGATGGATTACATCAAAAATCTGGCAGTACGAAAGTATTGGAACTTCATGGTAGTATAGTAAGAATCAAATGTTCTGTATGTGATTATCAAGAGGAAATTTTAACAAAAATCTCTGGTTTGCCTCCATTTTGTAAATGTGGAAATATACTCAGACCTGATGTTGTATGGTTTGGAGAACCATTACCACAAGATGTATGGCAAAATGCTATAAAATTTGCCAGTCAATGTGATTTGATGATAATTGTAGGTACATCACTTGTTGTATCTCCAGCAAATACACTTCCAATATATGCAAAACAAAATAATGCTACACTAATAGAAATTAACACAGAAAACACGGAAATGTCAGAAGAGATGGATATAATAATTAGAAAAAGTAGTGCAGAAGCATTACCAAAATTAGTTTCATTATTTAAAAATCAATTATAA
- a CDS encoding RNA-binding domain-containing protein: MKIPNIHCKIEMICPVNLSEDPEKVKQAISNIFPFSEIKNENFSIKAQSKELRSLEKIYETIFSTQSQKSYTRNLENNLEDDSTWFFLNKQAAFVEKVAICDEAEESPLGPIKVTLTSSNIDEIIDWIAFPN, translated from the coding sequence ATGAAAATTCCAAATATCCATTGTAAAATTGAAATGATATGCCCAGTAAATCTATCTGAAGATCCAGAAAAAGTTAAACAAGCAATTTCTAATATTTTTCCATTTTCAGAAATAAAAAATGAAAATTTTTCAATTAAAGCTCAATCAAAAGAATTAAGATCTTTGGAAAAAATTTATGAAACAATTTTCTCAACTCAATCTCAAAAAAGTTACACACGCAATTTAGAAAATAATCTAGAAGATGATAGTACTTGGTTTTTTCTTAACAAACAAGCAGCTTTTGTTGAAAAAGTAGCTATTTGTGACGAAGCAGAAGAATCTCCACTAGGACCAATTAAAGTTACTTTAACTTCATCAAATATTGATGAAATTATTGATTGGATAGCTTTTCCAAATTGA
- a CDS encoding AAA family ATPase codes for MLNKLIVCLTGMPGAGKSTIADGLKTKGYEIINMGNAVREEAKKRNLEPGRENLGKLMLELREKNGPGAIAELVKPQIESSTSNVILIDGVRSNDEIEVLKKFGTVKLLAIHASTDTRFDFLQKRGRSDDPQTKEHFEERDNRELGVGISNSIALSDYAISNIGLTKEELIEQTFKIIQSWIK; via the coding sequence ATGTTGAATAAACTAATTGTGTGCTTAACAGGAATGCCAGGCGCTGGCAAGTCTACAATTGCTGATGGACTCAAAACTAAAGGATATGAAATTATCAATATGGGTAATGCTGTAAGAGAAGAGGCAAAAAAGCGAAATTTAGAACCCGGTCGAGAAAATCTTGGAAAATTAATGCTTGAGCTTAGAGAAAAAAATGGACCTGGTGCAATTGCAGAATTAGTTAAACCACAAATTGAATCTTCTACATCTAATGTAATTTTAATAGATGGAGTAAGATCAAATGATGAAATTGAAGTGCTAAAAAAATTTGGCACTGTAAAATTATTAGCAATTCATGCGTCAACTGATACTAGATTTGATTTTTTACAAAAGAGAGGAAGATCCGATGATCCACAAACAAAAGAACATTTTGAAGAAAGAGATAATCGTGAATTAGGTGTTGGTATAAGTAATTCAATCGCATTGTCTGATTATGCAATTTCAAATATAGGTTTGACAAAAGAAGAATTAATTGAACAAACATTTAAAATTATTCAAAGTTGGATAAAATGA
- the thpR gene encoding RNA 2',3'-cyclic phosphodiesterase, translating into MRVFVAIEITNNEVINSIEKFQNEVKIDAKPVGSRNFHFTLQFIGEVSEEMSQKIIQSLQKIEFSGFDIILKGVGAFPKPQSPRVIWIGTDEHGGSMLVQLSKKVKKALEPLGFFPDKPFKPHITVFRIKKKIGDITKELENRKTVNFGIQKVLNIKLKKSELTSNGPIYSALVEVPAKK; encoded by the coding sequence ATGCGTGTTTTTGTTGCAATTGAAATTACAAATAATGAAGTGATTAATTCGATTGAAAAATTTCAAAACGAAGTAAAGATTGATGCAAAGCCTGTTGGGTCAAGAAATTTTCATTTTACTTTACAATTCATAGGGGAAGTTTCGGAAGAAATGAGTCAAAAAATAATTCAATCGCTTCAAAAAATAGAGTTTTCAGGTTTTGATATAATACTCAAAGGAGTAGGAGCTTTTCCTAAGCCTCAATCGCCTAGAGTTATTTGGATAGGTACAGATGAACATGGCGGAAGTATGCTTGTCCAATTGTCCAAAAAAGTGAAAAAGGCATTAGAACCATTAGGGTTTTTTCCTGATAAACCATTCAAACCTCATATCACAGTATTTAGAATTAAAAAGAAGATTGGAGATATAACAAAAGAATTGGAAAATAGAAAAACAGTGAATTTTGGAATACAAAAGGTGCTCAATATTAAATTGAAGAAAAGTGAACTTACTTCAAACGGGCCAATTTATTCAGCTTTAGTGGAGGTACCTGCTAAAAAATGA